A single region of the Salvelinus sp. IW2-2015 linkage group LG20, ASM291031v2, whole genome shotgun sequence genome encodes:
- the LOC111980704 gene encoding mucin-1 isoform X2, which produces MATCRKMGRSWKIQCFVFILLQLFPPNCISAPLATQNVSLDPGVDDLEPLPLAPASNDAETAISTGTTDGKATSDNATTPDATVIKAVTADAKDAAATPVKDAAATPVKDAAATPVKDAAATPVKTLLPHPSRTLLPHPSRDGCHTVKGRCWPHPSRTLLPHPSRTLLAHPSRTLLAHPSRTLLAHPSRTLLPHL; this is translated from the exons ATGGCGACTTGCAGGAAGATGGGACGTAGCTGGAAAATTCAATGTTTCGTTTTTATCTTGTTACAACTGTTTCCTCCCAACTGTATTTCGGCTCCGCTGGCAACCCAAAACG TTTCTCTGGATCCAGGAGTTGATGATTTAGAACCCTTGCCTTTGGCACCAGCCAGCAACGATGCAGAAACAGCCATCAGCACTGGTACAACAGACGGCAAAGCAACCAGTGACAATGCTACAACACCTGATGCAACAGTAATTAAGGCTGTAACAGCAGATGCAAAGGACGCTGCTGCCACACCCGTCAAGGACGCTGCTGCCACACCCGTCAAGGACGCTGCTGCCACACCCGTCAAGGACGCTGCTGCCACACCCGTCAAGACGCTGCTGCCACACCCGTCAAGGACGCTGCTGCCACACCCGTCAAGAGACGGCTGCCACACCGTCAAAGGACGCTGCTGGCCACACCCGTCAAGGACGCTGCTGCCACACCCGTCAAGGACGCTGCTGGCACACCCGTCAAGGACGCTGCTGGCACACCCGTCAAGGACGCTGCTGGCACACCCGTCAAGGACGCTGCTCCCACACCTATAG
- the LOC111980704 gene encoding keratinocyte-associated transmembrane protein 2 isoform X1, giving the protein MTAAPATSTTTVKAPEPAKPILEKPSPASNTKLVGPMDATEDEQESDLVPVNTLESQTETDMYGRENEEEGGEDDYDKVPLDQNQNFGSQDLNEENDDGMVDADDDQVVLSPAKSAGKIDVRMKDTNIYTTQDEDSHFFFHLVILAFLVAIVYITYHNKRKIFLLAQSRRWRDGLCSRNNVEYHRLDQNVNEAMPSLKMTQDYIF; this is encoded by the exons ATGACTGCAGCTCCAGccaccagcaccaccacagtCAAAGCCCCAGAGCCTGCCAAGCCCATCCTGGAGAAACCAAGCCCTGCCTCCAACACCAAGCTCGTCGGCCCCATGGACGCAACAGAGGATGAGCAAGAGAGCGATCTAGTGCCTGTCAACACCCTGGAGTCCCAGACCGAGACAGACATGTACGGCAGAGAAAATGAGGAAGAAGGTGGTGAAGATGACTATGATAAGGTCCCTCTGGACCAGAACCAGAACTTTGGCAGCCAAGACCTCAACGAGGAGAACGACGACGGCATGGTGGACGCCGACGATGACCAGGTGGTGCTCAGCCCAGCAAAGAGTGCTGGGAAGATAGACGTACGTATGAAGGACACCAACATCTACACCACCCAGGACGAGGACTCCCACTTCTTCTTCCACCTGGTCATCCTGGCCTTCCTGGTGGCCATTGTATACATCACCTACCACAACAAGAGGAAG ATCTTCCTGCTAGCCCAGAGTCGGCGCTGGAGGGACGGCCTGTGTTCTCGCAACAACGTGGAGTATCATCGGCTGGACCAGAATGTCAACGAGGCCATGCCCTCCCTCAAGATGACTCAAGATTACATCTTCTGA